From the genome of Spirosomataceae bacterium TFI 002, one region includes:
- a CDS encoding glycyl-tRNA synthetase: MSVTLQDIIGHAKEYGFVFPSSEIYDGLQAVYDYGQNGVELKNNLKNAWWKSMTQLHDNIVGIDAAIFMHPLTWKASGHVDGFNDPMIDNKDSKKRYRADQLLEGKAEEMTLAGNKAAGDALLAKMGQLLSAEDLEGVRNLIIEENIVCPVSKTANWTEVRQFNLMFSTQVGSVAEDSSQIYLRPETAQGIFVNFLNVQKSGRMKVPFGIAQIGKAFRNEIVARQFIFRMREFEQMEMQFFVRPGSEMEWYEKWKETRLKFHKAIGLPAEKLQFHDHDKLAHYANAAVDIEFQFPFGFREIEGIHSRTDFDLKSHQELSKKKQQYFDPEVNPETNKPYGNYIPYVVETSVGADRLFLAAFSNSFVKESGEKERIYLDLHPALAPFKAAILPLVKKDGLKEIAEDLANSLKSSFRTTYDDGGAIGKRYTRQDLIGTPYCIAVDYETKDDNCVTIRHRNTMEQERVPIASLKERIAHETSVERILEKI, encoded by the coding sequence ATGAGCGTTACCCTTCAAGATATTATTGGACATGCCAAAGAGTATGGATTTGTTTTTCCTTCATCGGAGATTTATGATGGCCTACAGGCTGTTTATGATTACGGTCAAAACGGTGTTGAATTAAAAAACAACCTTAAAAATGCATGGTGGAAATCCATGACACAGCTGCATGACAATATTGTAGGTATAGACGCCGCTATATTTATGCATCCACTTACTTGGAAAGCTTCTGGACACGTGGATGGATTTAATGATCCTATGATCGATAACAAAGACAGCAAAAAACGCTATCGTGCCGATCAGTTATTGGAAGGAAAAGCAGAAGAAATGACACTGGCTGGAAATAAAGCCGCTGGAGATGCTTTACTTGCCAAAATGGGTCAATTGCTAAGTGCTGAAGACCTTGAGGGTGTTCGAAACTTGATCATAGAAGAAAACATCGTATGTCCTGTTTCTAAAACTGCAAATTGGACTGAGGTTCGTCAATTCAACTTAATGTTTTCTACGCAGGTAGGAAGTGTTGCCGAAGACTCCAGCCAGATATATCTAAGACCAGAAACTGCACAAGGAATTTTTGTAAACTTCCTGAATGTTCAAAAAAGTGGTCGAATGAAAGTGCCTTTTGGTATCGCACAGATAGGAAAAGCATTTAGAAATGAAATCGTTGCCCGTCAGTTCATTTTCCGTATGCGTGAATTTGAGCAAATGGAAATGCAATTTTTTGTACGACCTGGCAGCGAAATGGAATGGTACGAAAAATGGAAAGAAACAAGATTGAAGTTCCACAAAGCGATTGGACTTCCAGCTGAGAAATTACAGTTTCATGATCACGATAAGCTAGCTCACTATGCCAATGCCGCTGTGGATATCGAATTCCAATTCCCATTTGGATTCCGTGAGATTGAAGGAATTCACTCTCGTACTGATTTCGATTTAAAAAGCCATCAAGAACTATCCAAAAAGAAGCAACAATACTTTGACCCAGAAGTGAATCCAGAAACCAACAAACCATACGGAAACTATATTCCTTACGTAGTGGAAACATCTGTAGGAGCTGATAGACTTTTCTTGGCAGCATTTAGTAATTCATTCGTAAAAGAATCAGGCGAAAAGGAAAGAATTTACCTTGACCTCCACCCTGCCCTCGCTCCTTTCAAAGCTGCGATTTTGCCATTGGTTAAAAAAGATGGATTAAAAGAAATTGCTGAAGACCTTGCAAATTCTCTCAAGTCCAGCTTTAGAACCACTTATGATGATGGTGGAGCAATAGGAAAGCGTTACACACGTCAGGACCTCATAGGAACTCCATATTGCATTGCAGTGGATTACGAAACAAAAGACGACAACTGTGTCACTATTCGTCACCGTAACACCATGGAACAAGAGCGTGTGCCTATCGCTTCTTTAAAAGAAAGAATTGCTCACGAAACAAGTGTAGAGCGTATCTTGGAAAAGATTTGA